DNA sequence from the Thalassotalea sp. 273M-4 genome:
AATCACAATTAATTTTCTGATTTTGTTCAAGTTTTAGCCTCTGATCAGGTATTAATAACTTAGTATTACTTTAAATTTGATGATTTCATTCTAGACTTAAGCGCAAAAGACTTAGCCGTTGACCTTAAAGGTTTGTATCAAAATACAATACAACAAAATAAAATAAGCCTTTAAAAACAACAACTTTAGATTCATTCACAATTAAAGTTTAGGGCTAAAATTTAGGGCTAGAGCAAACGACTAGAGCTAATTAGGTATGGTCAAAAAGGTGTTCAGGGTGGGAATATGGATAAACAACTCGGGTTGCTAACACACGTTAAATGTGGGTGTCGCTTTTTCGCAAGCTTGGTTTTTGTTGGTTTATTAACATCGTGCTCGGGTGATGATAGTAGTAGCCCCCCTAACGCTGGTGTTACTGAAAATGTAACCACAGGAACCACTGCTTCAAGGTTTAATATTGAAATTTTAAACGTTCAAGTTGATGATGCTGTTAGCGTTGAATATACCGTCACCAATGCTGATGGAAATCCTGTCACTGGCTTAACTGATCATCGCTACATTTTGGCTAAATTAATCCCTGGCGCCAATGGCAGAGCATCTCAATGGCAAAGTTATATCAATCGAATTAAAGATGAAACTGAACAATTTCCACAATCAAAGCCTGCCACTCAAGCAACCAATGAGCGTGATGGCACTTTTATCGATAACAACGATGGCTCTTACCGATATATTTTTGCAAGCGATGTCTTAAATGCAACGGATCCGCTAAGCGGTGAAAAAATTCCCTTTGAGGAAAATTTAACTCACCGACTTGTTATTGAGATCAGAGCCAGTGACAACACCCCTCCCTACAACGTCAGTTATGACTTTGTACCATCTGGTGAGACCATCCAATTAACCAGAAACATTGTCGCAATAGAAAATTGCAATCAGTGTCATCAAAATCTGGCCTTTCACGGTGGCAATCGCGTGGATACTAAGTACTGCGTCACCTGTCACAATCCTGGTTCAACAGAGCCCATTAGCAACGAGTCATTAGATTTTCGTACCATGATCCATAAAATACATATGGGTGCTAACTTAGCTGGGATAAAAGCACAAGGAGATGGCGCAAACTACACCATTTATGGCTTTCGAAACAGAGCCCATACGTATGCTCAAAACAACTCTGGCATTGTCTCAGGTGTACATTACCCTCAAGACATCCGACAGTGCACAACATGTCATGTCGGCATTGTAGACAAAGCCAATGACGATGCCATTCTCGCTAAAGCAACCGACGATGGTAATAACTGGCAGACTTTTGCCAGTATAGAAGCTTGTGGTGGATGTCACGATAACATCGCATTTAATCAACAAATGTTGACAGACAACCCGTACATGCAAGTGCATCAAGCAGCGTTTGAGATTGGCTCAGAAGATTGTTCAACATGCCATGCCGTTGGCCAGTCGGCAGAGGTCAATCAATTTCATCAACAAACCGTACA
Encoded proteins:
- a CDS encoding OmcA/MtrC family decaheme c-type cytochrome codes for the protein MDKQLGLLTHVKCGCRFFASLVFVGLLTSCSGDDSSSPPNAGVTENVTTGTTASRFNIEILNVQVDDAVSVEYTVTNADGNPVTGLTDHRYILAKLIPGANGRASQWQSYINRIKDETEQFPQSKPATQATNERDGTFIDNNDGSYRYIFASDVLNATDPLSGEKIPFEENLTHRLVIEIRASDNTPPYNVSYDFVPSGETIQLTRNIVAIENCNQCHQNLAFHGGNRVDTKYCVTCHNPGSTEPISNESLDFRTMIHKIHMGANLAGIKAQGDGANYTIYGFRNRAHTYAQNNSGIVSGVHYPQDIRQCTTCHVGIVDKANDDAILAKATDDGNNWQTFASIEACGGCHDNIAFNQQMLTDNPYMQVHQAAFEIGSEDCSTCHAVGQSAEVNQFHQQTVQQNKQTAQTISFTPTGIAFTDGLSPSIDITIEILNNKNKVKDLSEISAYLWADPLVLVNWDNGQGYQAAYDPFGDIAPTDAQVPLSECKSNDTTGEFVCSWNTSTLNNKEILSFGVLSVTLADTSVCIDSNTSALITCSDDNADIERVPSMVTNGFYDLTSLTESSTYQPKIGADINGCNQCHGELQVHMEETNTHAATDFTQCSSCHNATRVSFYTGRPGDLKFQVHKLHANNAFADGGHGVEGYPANLSNCDTCHQRSQINLPLQQNPRPSYTTTTGIFAPRVYTSPITVVCSSCHLRVSPGLISAQGQLLTQAGEPLLDNDGQPFALNDDEKNLIAHMLQIGNAVFGADNMAAAQNSETCSDCHALGDLVGVDVKHGLTPQ